One genomic window of Salvia miltiorrhiza cultivar Shanhuang (shh) chromosome 4, IMPLAD_Smil_shh, whole genome shotgun sequence includes the following:
- the LOC131023543 gene encoding uncharacterized protein LOC131023543, protein MGDPAEAEAWVRALERIFTFLRCTEEERLSCVSFQLTGAADFWWEAFRKTLTPEQWAAYTWESFKTGLYDKYIPKSYRKKKETEFYNLRQGKRTVTEYDREFCDLSRYAPQQNFKGKRNWNNQGGSENPTNKKPWQGGAPSWQGGAPSWQGSAPFGQFQPQGQGKQKGPAPTGGNQRQNKVPPSPKCNKPHRGVCRAGTDGCYTCGQKGHYSSQCPNRQQGAAIRATYAQPLRAVPGQQQPRQQQPHQHQQRRQQQKQLQQPPQQI, encoded by the exons ATGGGCGACCCAGCCGAAGCTGAGGCTTGGGTACGCGCATTGGAGCGCATCTTCACTTTTCTTCGCTGCACGGAAGAGGAACGACTCTCGTGCGTGTCTTTCCAGCTAACGGGagcggctgacttttggtgggaagccttCCGAAAGACACTGACTCCCGAGCAATGGGCAGCCTACACATGGGAAAGCTTTAAGACTGGGttatacgataagtatattcccaaaagctacaggaagaagaaagagactGAGTTCTACAACCTGAGGCAAGGGAAGAGGACAGTGACGGAATACGATAGGGAATTCTGTGATCTATCACGTTATGCTCCACAGCAg AACTTCAaggggaagcgcaactggaacaaTCAAGGAGGGAGTGAGAACCCAACTAATAAGAAGCCATGGCAAGGAGGTGCGCCGTCCTGGCAAGGAGGTGCGCCGTCATGGCAAGGGAGTGCGCCGTTTGGACAATTTCAgccacaaggacaagggaagcaaaaGGGTCCTGCCCCGACCGGAGGCAACCAAAGACAGAATAAAGTACCCCCTTCTCCAAAATgcaacaaaccacatcgtggtgtttgtagggctggaactgacgGTTGCTACACATGTGGCCAGAAGGGTCACTACTCCTCTCAGTGCCCCAACAGACAGCAGGGCGCTGCAattagggccacttatgcccaacCCCTCCGAGCAGTTCCAGGGCAACagcagccccgccaacaacagccacaccagcaccaacagcgccGGCAGCAACAGAAACAACTGCAACAACCGCCGCAGCAG atatga